The following nucleotide sequence is from Triticum dicoccoides isolate Atlit2015 ecotype Zavitan chromosome 7B, WEW_v2.0, whole genome shotgun sequence.
aaaaccaaatgatcctcttttcaaaatttgagaaaactcaaatatgaaaataatgaaatccccaactctctctgtgggtccttgagttgcttagaatttctaggatcaaccaaaaatgtaataaaatatgatatgcaatgatgatctatgtataacaatatcaattgaaaatttgggatgttacacctggaTGAATGTATGATCCCTAAATAACAAAGTCTGATGTAGTAGTTTGCTCGGTTTATCGTCTTGCCCAGTTCTGAAACATTTCCCTCCTGGGATTTGCTGGAGCCGGGAACGGTCAGtcattgtttttcttttttctttgtagCTTCGAACATCatggttttcattaatgaaaatcgaAAGAGGTGAAAGCCcttctttttttaaaaaataaaatcatTCAGTTGACTGTCTTTCCATATTTTGCCATGTGGCCACCCTCTCACGGGCACACAAGTTTAAAATCATGCTCTCGCTGAAAACATGACGGTACACAGACATCAATTTTTTTTGGGAAAAATCTTGCCTTCTTTACTGCTCAATAATCAACGGTACAATGTTTTGGTCATGAGGAGACCCAAATCAAACATGACAACTAAATTACAACCATACTTGGCGAGATTATGCGCTTCGAAATTAAAGACTATGTTTGTGAATGAAGGTACATGAAATATATCATTTCTTCTAGCAATTATTTCTCGAATGATAGCACCATGATATCTTGCCGAACCTTGCTTACtttccttcaccacttcctcaCAATCTGAAGCAACGTGCATCATCTGAATTCCCAGGTCCTCTGCCAGTGCAAAAGCTTCTCTACATGCAAAAGCTTTGAGAAGAGTCAGATCAGTATACCTTTTTTTTAGGGGTTTGGATCAGTAATACCTGCATACAGAGAGAGCAAATGACGGAAATGTTATGGCGCAAGCCTTCCTCCATCCTTTTCTTGTAATGTTCGTATTTGTTTTGGAGTAACACTTGTAATGTTAGAGTTACTTGCAATAAGGGAGGGAATTTCTTTGGCCCTTCAGTGGAGCATCTTGCCATCAGATGTGGAGTCAGATTGTTTAGAGGCTGTTAATATGATTAAAAGAGGGAATAGCAACAAATCTAAATATGCTTTCATCATCAGAGAGATCATTAGTAGTTTGGGAGAAAGGAATTCTTGCATTACTCATATTCGCCGGAGCTGTAATAAGGTTAGTCATGCCTTGGCAAATTTTGGTAGGTTGCAACgccgaactatggtttggctaggcTCTGGTCCGGAAGATGTTTTGGCACTTGTGGGACGAATTGTAATCTCTGATACTTGAGTAATGAAAGAATTCTTTcgcaaaaaaaaatgttagtaggagGCCTAGCCAATGAATGGACTGGCAAGTAGGGCCAAAAgccttttctcaaaaaaaaaaagagtagGGCCAAAAGCCCAACCGGTCTTCACCGGAGTGGACAAAGCCCAAACGGGGTGCGTGTGCTCCTCTcagcaggcggcggcggcagcagcagcgagCGAGCGAGCGCCAAATCGCCGGCGGCCGAGGCGTCTTGAGCCCCCGCCATCCGGGTTCGTTCAACCAGAGGTACTCTCTGCTCATACCCCGCTTCCCGCTACTGGATCCAACATCCTGCTCTGGTGATGGGGTTATCTACTTCATCCAGTCCATTGTATCGCGGGGCACAATTTTCTTTCGCCTCGTCTTCTGATAAGGTTTTCACAAATTCTATTAAAGGTTTATGCCATTGCGGAACACAGTTGTCTCTTGTCAGTATTTGCCCTAAGTTCGTGACCAAATTTGTTGGATGCTTCCATCGCATTTCTTGTCTAGCCAACACGAATGGAGTAGTACTTTACTGTATGTAGGTTGCTGTATTTTTGGCTGCAGGCCCTCACACACCACCTGCTCGACCGACTTCCAAAGATAGGGATGTTCAGGTCCAAGAGCGAGAGGCATGGCAGCACCGGTGACAGGATCAGCGCCCTCCCTGACGACCTGCTCCACCACGTCATGTCCTTCCTGACGCCGTGGGAGATTGTTCAGACATGCTTGCTCTCAAGGCGGTGGCGAAATGTCTGGGTATCTGCAAGGTGCCTCAGCATCGACTCGGACCAGTTCAGCACCTTGAGGCAGCTCAAGAAGTTTCTTGACAATTTGCTTTTGGACCGCGGGTACACAGCGCTCCACACGTTCTGGCTCCGCATCAACTTTGGCATATTTTATCCCGATTCTATAGATGATTATTGTCAAATCCGTCCGTGGGTCTGCCATGCCCTTAGGAGCAACGTCCAGGTTTTAGGTatagtccaccatggagaaattctTACCATTGGAAATGCCTTCACCTCGTCGTATCTCAAGAGGTTACACCTACGCAATTTTGACGTTGATGACTGGTTTGTCGAGAAGCTGTTTTCTGGATGCCCTAAGTTGGAAGAGTTAGAGCTGATATGCTGTTTCGTTAACATCATCAAGTTTTCCTCTACCAAACTTCAGAGATTGACTGTTACCACTACTGATGATCGTTCAATATCTTGCTTGGGCTTTGAAGATATGGTAATAGATATGCCAAAGTTAGTTTCCTTAGACATAAAGGAGGTTCCTGATAGAAATCTGTATTTCGTGGATGTGTCATCGTTGGAAACTGCCTCAGTTTGCATTGATGAATCCTCTTTCGCAAGTTCTCAAGTCGACTGCAATGTTCTCAGTGCTCTTTCAAACGTCACCAGCTTGAGGTCACTGTCTCTAACTGTCCGTCACAACGTATGCTTCCTGCGCTGGATTTTACATTGACTGATATTTTCAGTTTAGGCATATTTTACATTTTGGGTGTTTTGGCAGGTGGCAATAAAGGTATTGGAAAGGGATGTGCTAAGGTGTGCTACATTCAACAGCCTGACAACTCTATCGCTTGGTGAATGGTGCTTGGGCTCTGGCTGCAGTTCGTTACTTCACTTGCTTCAACGATCGCCTAAAATACAGAAACTTATCCTGCATCTTACAGATGTGAGTTCTCCGTTTTCCGATGTAGACCATTGTTTTTTTGCAGATGAAGCTAATGCACAAGTTTTTCTTGTCAGGTTGGTGCTTCTCAGTGTGATCACCCTGAGCAACATGCTGTCGTAGTAGGAGATCCAACCTGCAGTGAAACACAAAGACCATTCAATTGTGAGAATCTTAAGAAAATCGAAATCAACTGCCCACTAGGTGATAAGAGAATCCACGTCATTGTGAGGATCTTGTATGAGAACATTAACTCTCCGACAGAAATTAATATCACGAGCCATTAGCTATTTATAGGGGTCAGCATGTACTGTAAGTTTTCTACAGCCCAACTAGCAACTATGCCAGTAATATATTGTTTTTTTTGTATGCTTTTACAGTTGGACCAATAACACCATTTCCACTTGTTGTAGCTGACACTGGATTTTCATGGCGGTGGTCATCAGACTATGGACTAAAAGTGTTTCTGATTCCTGCAGGACTTCTGCTCCGTTTGTGGCTTGTTTTGTTTAACTGCCACATGCCCACATGTTTGTGCTTGCTGTTATTCTTTAATTAACGACTCCCAAAAATTTATCTTTGACATTTACGGAATATCCCATAACTGTTATGGTAATTGGTTGGTATGTGTTTATCGTAACTCGGTTATCATGTAGACATCTACACATCGATTCCTGACGAGGTATTTGAATCTTGTGAATGTCAGAAAAGTCAGTTTATTTTCTAGTAGGTAGCATGTGAGAGGTCTGTGTTTTAGGACCAACTTGTTCTGGCTCTTAGTATTAGTTGCTTAAGCGCATTGCCAGAATTTCATTCGTTTGATTTGTTGAATGTTGTTTTGTTCACCTTCATTTGGTTCGATGATTTATCTAGTTTGTGAACAACCTTTTTTATAAGTCTGTTGTGAATAGCCTACTGATACGCCTATTGAACAACAGATTGAAAAAGCTTCTAACCGCCCGAGGATGGAATTTTGCATGCTTCCATAATCTACTATCATGGATGTTTATTTTCTCAAATTGTGTTTCTTGGAATATGAGCTATAATGTAGCCATTATGTAGATCCAACATTAATAAAGTTGCATGAAGGGTGGTAATGTGGTGTGAAGGGTGGGAATTGGAATCATTTCAACCATGTTCGGTTCGTTCTGACTTGTGAGAATATCACATGCTCCCATTCTCCTACATTTGAAAAATCAAATTATcatgtttcaaaaaaattcaatttcTTAGATGTCCATAAGACATGTGTCGACAACCCTTAAAACATGCAAATCCAAATCCAAATACAGATAGGGAAACAATAAGGCAAATTCAGCGTGAATACACTTGTCCTGTGAACATCCACATAAAAAATCCAGTAAATGTTGAAACATTAAATTTTATTTTTAAAATGTGGGAGAATGGGAGCATTGCATATCTTCCTTCTGTTCATTTCCACACTTATCACACTTTTCTGCTACAAGTGTGACACGCATAGATTCTTGTGGTGGCCCAATTAGTCACTAGACTTGTGATAAAAGTTGACTAAACTACGACTATTGTGTGTTGGCCCCGTGAAGACCATGGTCTCATGGACCCGCCAAGTGAGCCTCGACAACCTTGCTTGGCGGCAGGGGCGGAGCCAGCGCCCAGCCACCCTGGGCACTTGCCCGGGCTCGATGCCTATACGTACGTTATATTATGTCCTGCAACAGCTGGAAAAATTGACGTATGCACCGTGATTTCCCGGGCAGCCAGCTTCATTTGGTAATGGGCTTTGTAAGAGCTAGGCCTAGCAAGCGAGAAATGCACGCACGTTCGGCTGTGGGTTAATCGCCTTTCCTGTTTGCTGATCGCTCGCCTCCCACTTCACTGTTCAGCTGCCTATTGCGCGGAAATAGCCTAGCAGCGGCAGCCGGAGGCTGGCCTTGTCGGCGCGCGGCCGGTGGCGGGATGAGCGGATCTATCCCGGGGAAGGCAGGAACGGCTTCCAACCTTGCTACTCGTCATAATCAGGTTAGGTAAGATTGCTAAGTGATGTGCCTATCCACATCTAGGGATGGATAGACTTAGGGCTTAGATTTTAAGGTCGGACAGTTGAAATTTATTCAAGTTAGATCATACTAATAAGAATATTATTTGAACATTTATCGCAACGGAGTATCACAAATTACATCCGCCTCGTGATTTTCTTGAACACACTATTCTATATATGTTCCATTTATTCCCACAAACTCTATATTTTGAATATATCCACAAATTGCAACAATCGATTTATGTGAACTCCGAATCTGTTTTTTTATCTTGTAGTATTTTTTAGGACATTTGGATGGCTATACTTTTGCTTGGAACGAGGTGACTTTTTGGTTCCATGCATGGCCTTGTTCTATGACTTTTATTGTCAAGTCTCAAATTTATGTTGGTCTATGAAACTGAATATCGATATGTTACATATTAGTCCACTTTAAAACTGAATATCAATATGTTACATATTTGTATGACTttatttttcatttcttttttcgtTATGTGGATTTGTGTTTCAGAAGTTTGGGCTATTTTATATGTTCTATCTATCAAAACATCAGATTTTGATTTCGACATTAGACACCTAGGCTCAAGCTTGCCCAGGCTCCAGAAAagttctggctccgccactgcttgGCGGGGTGATGTCAGCCACTCCCCGGCAAGGCACACACACTTGCCCCTTTTGAGGTGGCATGCAGATGTTCATCAAGATCCAAGGTGGAGATAAGCTCTCTTAATAGGGAAAGTTGTCACCTCTCTGCTTGCAAGTAGCTTAAGGATGGAAGCACCCTTGTTGACTACAACATCCAGAAGGagtcaggccaactccaccgcgcgacctcaaacggacgtccgttttgtctggATTCTGTCTGTTTGGGTAGGGGCAATGAGGTCGTGTCC
It contains:
- the LOC119335694 gene encoding F-box protein At4g22280-like; this encodes MFRSKSERHGSTGDRISALPDDLLHHVMSFLTPWEIVQTCLLSRRWRNVWVSARCLSIDSDQFSTLRQLKKFLDNLLLDRGYTALHTFWLRINFGIFYPDSIDDYCQIRPWVCHALRSNVQVLGIVHHGEILTIGNAFTSSYLKRLHLRNFDVDDWFVEKLFSGCPKLEELELICCFVNIIKFSSTKLQRLTVTTTDDRSISCLGFEDMVIDMPKLVSLDIKEVPDRNLYFVDVSSLETASVCIDESSFASSQVDCNVLSALSNVTSLRSLSLTVRHNVAIKVLERDVLRCATFNSLTTLSLGEWCLGSGCSSLLHLLQRSPKIQKLILHLTDVGASQCDHPEQHAVVVGDPTCSETQRPFNCENLKKIEINCPLGDKRIHVIVRILYENINSPTEINITSH